A window of Staphylococcus lloydii genomic DNA:
AACATTAATAAAATAATTGATTTATTCGATAATGGTGGAGATAAAATAGGAATTGTTGCGGATAATGATAAGTTATATAAAGCGATTAAATCACAAGAAAAGCAATTGAATGATGATGCCACGTATCACAGAATGTCAGAAAGCAAGGCCAAAAAAGAGATAAAAAGTAAAAAGCTAGACGAAGCGTATATCGTAAATTTAGCAGATAACAAATTGAACGGTAAAATACTAAGCCATGATACGGTATCTGGACAAAAGCAACAAAAGTTTAAGGCCATGTTGACGACGATACAAACACAAATAACAGCATCTAATTTGAAATTAACACCATCGGAATTAAAATCATTACAAGCACAAAGTAAAGTGTCGACAGAAATGATATCCGATAGTCAACACAATAATAATTTATCGGAAGCTCAAAAAACGTTTAATATCATTGTTGTGTATGCTGGAATTATGTTGCTATTCTTTATCATTATCAATTATGCCAATCAAATCGCTATGGAAATTGCTACAGAAAAGACATCTCGTGTTATCGAGATGATTATTACAAGTGTGTCACCTATGGTACACATACTCGCTAAAATAGCAGGGATTATAGCAGTAGCATTAACACAAATCGTAATTTTCGTGATTGTCGCCATTATTTCTTATTTTGCATTTGATGTTAAAGAAATGTTCAAAGGTTTTGATGTACAGCCGGGCACATTGACTACACAAATTATAATCGTAGGTATGATTAATTTAATTGTTGGTGTATTATCTTACGTGTTCTTAGCAGCTATATTAGGCGCTATTACTGCCCGAATTGAAGATATAAATCAATCTATTATGCCAATGTCATTATTAGGAATGATTGGCTTATATGTATCGTTATATAGCGTTTGGAATCCAGATGCGTTAATTACTAAAATCACTAGTTTTATTCCAATGTTATCGCCGTTTACTATGTTTGTACGTTCATCATCTCCGAACGTCGAAGTATGGGAAATTGTTGTTAGTGTCATTATCTCACTAATTACAGCAGTTATCTTATTATGGGTGGCAATAAGAAGTTATAAAGACAGTATTTTAAGTTTTGATCGAAGTGTCAAAGCTTCAATGAAACGTCTGTTGAAACGCAGTTAAATATTTGTGTAAATTTACAAAATGTATAGATTTACAATTTGTATAATTGTTACAATGAAACTTATAAATATTAAATTTGTAAATAAAATGAAAACATACAGGCATACCCCAACAAGTTTATATTTGCTTGTATGTTTTTATTTGAATGATGTTTGCAGTATTGACTATTAAATAGTTGACTTACGCAGTATTGGTATAGTAAATCATCTTAGTATTTTAAGGCATATCAATTACCATTTCATCGGCATTACTGTTGTATTAATAAAACGATTTGTTGATGAAGATGTTTAGTGGGAAAGGGAGTATTTAACATGTTTGCAAAAGTAGAAAAACAGCGTAACGGTATTGAATTAATAAAAATCGAAAATCAAGAAACAACAATAGTATTTTCAAATTTTGGTGCGCGTATTATTTCATGGAAATATGATGACAATAGTATTGTGTTAGGTAATATTGTTGAAGCGGATGAGTTTTATCAAGCGAACCCATTTAAATTTGGTGCCACGATAGGTCGCTACAGTGGCAGAATCGCAAATGCTACTTTTGAGTTAGATGGTAAAACGTATACTTTAAATCAGAATGATGGGCCGAATAATATTCACGGTGGACCGTATGGTCTGGATACTAAATTTTTTGATTATGAAATTCATGAACAGGTGGGTCAAGTTAAAATCATCTTTAAGACTACGATAAAAAGTGAGGACGATAATTTCCCGGGTAATATTGAATTGAAAGTGACGCATACATATAATGTTGAACATAAGTGGACTGTTGAATATGAAGCCGTTGCTACTGAGAAAACATTATTTAATCCGATGAATCATGTTTATTTTAATTTAAATAGAGACAATAATATTATCGATAATCATTATATTAGTAGTGAACAATTAGCATTGTATCCATTGGGCGACGATAATTTAGTTAGCAGTTTAGAACCCATCGATTTAAAAAATTATTTTGAAAGTGACAAGATTAAATTTAAAGATATATTTGAAACGACGCATCCTATATTGCAACAACAAATGACGCGTTATAATGGCTTGGATCATCCGTTTGAGATAAATAACGGCCAAATGACTATTGAAAATAAGCACTTTTTATTAAAAGTAGAAACAGATATGCCGAATGTTGTTATTTTTACATTTAATAATACTTCAAGTTGGCAAAGTAATTTTAATATTTATAAACCGCATTCAGGATTTACACTAGAAACACAATGTATTCCTAATGATATCAACTTGGAAGGTGAAAATGCCCAGTCTATCATAGAAGCAAACAAACCTTTCTATTCTAAAACATCTTATAAAATTTTTGAAAAAGAAGTATAAAAAAGTATGGGATTGGTGCTTAGCACTAATTCCATACTTTTTATAGTTATTGGGCGCGTGTTAATAAACGCTGAAGTTTCTCTTTTCTTTTGTTTGTAAGATAAGGGTTTTGAAGAGCATAACTAAGTCGTGAAGCATTTTTACGGTCATTATAATAAACATCATTAAGTTCATAAACTGATAGTTGCGTATCTTTTTCGGCTGTTTTTATTAATTTAAGATGGTCATTATCTGATACGTTTCCTTCTTGGATAACTCGGAAATAAAAGCCTGTTTTACCTGTTGTAGACATCCGTTTAACTAGGTCAGGAATTTGATATTTCGCTTGAATTTTCCAACAAGGCTCCCTTATTTCAGATATTTAAATAATTGCGTCACCTAATTGGTATTGATTGCCAAAATAAGCTTCGCGTTCATCTAAATTAGCCACAGTAAGATTTTCACCAAACATAGCATAAGTAGGAAGCTCAACAACATCATCTCGCCACATTGCATAATTTGATTTACTAAATAAGCAGACTGCTTTATCTGGTCCTCCGTGGTCTTTATATTCCTGTTCATCTTGAGTAAAACCAGTTAATGATAGCCACATAGAACCAGTGAAAGGTACTTTGTTGAGCGCAGAGCGCATGGGTCTTTTGCTACTATAGTTTAAATCTTCAATTTTACCTGTAGATATTGCTTCGACTTCGTAAATCATAAGTTGCCTCCATTCCCAAGATTAAGCTTATTATATATAAAAAATAATGATTAATGAAGCATAAAAGATGGTAATTAATTATGGATATTATTTTATCATAATTAAGATAAACAAGGACTTTAGCTATATATTTTTAACATTCTCATGTACAATATAGGTATTACAACTATAGTCATAAAGGGGCAGCATTATGGATAAGAAACAGTTAAAAATAAGTACATTTGACGATGCATTGCAACAAGTAAAAGATGGTATGGTTATTGGAATTGGTTCAGGATCTACGATTGAATTACTCATTCCACACTTAGCAGAAAAGGTTACTTCTGAACAACTCGATATAACAGGCGTTTGTACTTCAAATAAAACAGCTTACATTGCCAAAAAACATGGTATTAAAATAATAGAAATTAATGATGTTACCAATATAGATTTAGCAATAGATGGTGCAGATGAAGTTGATACGGATTTAAACCTTATCAAGGGTGGCGGTGGCGCATTATTTAGAGAAAAAGTCATCGATGCCATGGCAAATAAATTTGTTGTACTCGCTGATGAATCTAAAATGGTGAGTTATTTAGGCGAAACCTTTAAATTACCCGTTGAGGTGGATAAATTTAATTGGCTACTCGTTGCAAGAAAAATCGAAGCATACGATAAACTTGAAGTGACACGTCGAATGGCAGATGATGTGCCGTTTATTACAGATAACGGTAATTATATATTGGATGTTACATTACATAATGGCATTAACCCGGCTGAATTTCATGAATATTTGATTCATTTAATAGGTGTATTAGAGACTGGATATTTTATCGATATAGCAGATCAAGCAATAGTTGGTACACAAGAAGGCGTGAAAGTTTTTAATAAAGCAAACTAAAAAAGAACGTTAACACATTTATAAGTGTTAACGTCCTTTTTATTACTATCTTCTATTACGTTTTTTGAGTTTTGTAAGGAACGAAGTACGGTGGTAATCACTCGCAGTATCGTCTTCACGTTCATTACTCTGATTACTGTCATGTGTATCTTCTGCATTCACATTATCTTCAGATGGTTGTTCATCATTAGTAACATGCTTTGAAGAAGTCTCGGTTTCAGTATCATTAGCCACATGATGCGATAAATTTGAGTGTGCATCGTGTTCACTATCAGTTGTTGGTTGATTTTGTGTCTCATGTGTTGTTCCAAATGCGTTGCTTTCTTCTGATGCTACTTGGTGGTGTTCAGAATCCTCATTTTGAGTAACAGGCGCATCTTCAGTGACCGGTGTCTCATCAGCACTTGTACTATCTTCAGAGACTGGCGCATTGTCATGATGTTCTGTACTTTCCGTGATGGCTTCGTCATCGCCGTCAGTCGCTTTGTCAGCTTCATGAGGTTCTGTTTCAGTTATTGAAGTATCTTCAGTAACTGCTTTGTCCTCAACATCTGTTGTAGAAGTTGCTGCAGTTCCTTCGTTGTGAAGTGCATTGGGTGACGCGTTATGTTTATTAGAAGCGTCTATTTCATCTTCATCATTAAGGTGATCCATGTAGTTGTTTTCTTCGATTTCATCAAAGTTGCGTCTTGTAAAGAAGTAAAGAATCGCTCTAACGATCATACTCAATATTAAATAAACGAGTCCGACTGCTACAGTTGAATATGCGATAACCTTCATTGCAAAGACATTGCCCAATTCTTCATTAAATAAGAAAACGAGGCCAAATGACATAATAAAATGAAAGGCTGTTGCTATATAAATTGTACGTCCTCTCATGCCACGAATAAGTTCGCCAACAATTATAGAAAATGCAAAACCATATAAAAAGCTGTACATTGCATATGTTAAACCGAAACTAAGATTTACATTCCATAACGCATATAAAAAACCAACGATAATAGATGCGAATAAATTATATACGCGGTTTTCCACTATGTTTTGTAAATATGAACGGAAGGCAAATTCTATTAAAAATGCCATGATTAGTTGACCAATAATTACAGTAGTGATTGTCACTGATAAATCTTCAGCTTGTAATAAGATGAAACTATCTGCAAAAACATTAAAGCTAGTCATTGCTACAATAAAAATCACTAATGGAATTATTATTGCTAATAAAAGTCTAACGATTGTATCTAGACCCAATGTGAATTTTAAACCACTTAATTGGATTCTTCTGCTACCAAATATAATTAGACAGATAAATACTGCAACAAAAGGTGCAATAACACTCAAGTCAAAAACGAAAGATTTATAAGGCACTTGTCCTTGAAAATCTTTAAGTATCGTAGGTAATGCATAGGAAATGAGATAAAATATAAAAATCATCATTGCCCATCTAAAACCAGGAATACGTTGCTTATCCATTTACGTAACCTCCAATTAGGTTTTAAATATTTCATTCGCACCTAATTATACATTTTACAAATGTAGAAATAAATTAAATATAGTAAATATCATTGAATTGTAATAGTGTAGGGTTAAATTTCACTAAAATTGACATATTTAAATGTTATAGGCTAATTATTTAGCCTATAACGGGGTAATAAATGAGTATGAATTGAATTCAAAAAAATGTAAGCGTATACTTTAAGTGTTCAATTAGTTTTAAAGGGGGAAGAGTATGCATAATTTACCAAAAACTGAACTTTGGACAGGTAGGATTGATAGCGAAACGGACAGTAGCCAGTTTCGCCATTTTCAAACAATTCAATTCGGTAATTTAAATGAAGCGTCAACAAAGTCACAACGTGAAGGTGTAGGTATACTCGGTTATGAAGTAGATAAGGGCGTTGAATTAAATAATGGTCGGATAGGCGCTAAAGAAGGCCCAAATGCTATAAAAAGTGCATTTGCTAATCTACCAGTATTACGTACTAACCCAATATTTGACTACGGTAATATAGCCCATGACCATGAAACATTAGAAGAAACGCAACAAGAATTTGCACAATATGTAACCCAATCAGTTAAAAGACATAAGCAAACATTTCTATTAGGCGGAGGGCATGATATTGCTTACGCACAATACTTAGGTGTTAGAGCCGCAAATCCTGATTCGTCCATAGGTGTTATTAATATCGATGCACATTTTGATACTCGAATTGCAGATGGGTCTACGTCAGGCACAAGTTTTCGACAAATTTTAGAAGAAGATGAAAACACTGCGTATTTAGTTTTAGGTATACAACAAGGTGGCAATACACAGGCTTTATTTGATTATGCAAAAGAACGAAACATAGACTATGTTTTTTCAGATGAATTATTGCATCAAGTCTCACCACCAATTAAAGATTTAGTGGATCGTTTTGTCCATGAACATGACGTGATTATGTTTACAATTTGTATGGACGTCATTGATAGTGCTTATGCACCAGGTGTAAGTGCGCCAGCAGTATTAGGTTTATATCCAAATATCGTGTTGGAATTGGCTAAACGCATCATACCAAACGATAAAGTTTCTACAGTAAGTATAGCTGAAACGAACCCATCATATGATAGTGATAATAGAACTGCAAAATTGACAGCTAATTTTATTCATCATTTTTTACGTTAATATCCCAATAATTTAAAAATACAGATATTAAAGAAAGTACTCTAGTAGAGTGCTTTCTTTTTTTTAAGTAATTAAGGTAAATCGTACGACCTAAATTGGGTTTAAATTTAACGACATCCAATTGATTCGTGTTAAATGATTGATAATAAAATCTCGGTATAATGGCATATCCTAAACCTTTATGTACAAAATTCGTTGCCGCTTCAAAACGATCAACTTCTAATATGATATTAGGGTGTAGACTCACGCGCTTAAAGTAATCATCTAGGTGTTGTCTTACTTGTGATCCTTTTTTCGGTAAAATCAATGGTAAATCATCTATTGTAATATTTTGGCGCGTAAAGGTATTATGTGGTGCTAATAGAACATAGGACTCATCATATAACGGTGTGGATTGAATCGCTTCGTGTGTGATTTTTTCATTTGATAAAACGATATGTTCTTCAAAATTTAATAGATGTTCTAAAATATCGTTTTGATTATGTGTTTCGGAAATTAAATACGTTTGATCGGCGTATTTTTTACGGTGCACTGCAATCACTTGTGAAACCCATTGATTCGTTGATTCTAGTATAGACAATTTAATTTTAGGTGATTCACTCATTTTTAAATCGTGCATTTTTTCCATAGTTTGATGGTATTCCTGCACTAACTGTACTGCATAATTGTAGAACTGAATGCCTTTCTCAGTTATTTTGATATCTTTTGTTGTACGTGTGAATAAATCATAACCTAAATTACTTTCTATCTTTTTAATTGTTGCCGTTAGAGAAGGCTGGCTAATATGTAAAAACTTAGCGGCTTGAGTGAAATTGTTATATTTAACTACTGCAATAAAGTATTCTAACTGAATAATTTTCATGGAAATCCGCCTTTACTATTTATAGTTTTATCCTATTAATGATTAGTTTATTTATATTGGTAAGTTATAATTAAGCATAATATAATTACACTATAGCGTAAATAAACAAATGCTTAATTTTCTATTTATAGCAATGCAATATGGTTAATATTTAGTCTGAAATTTATTGAGAACATAGCAATTAAACAATGGGATGGAGTGGTTGTTAATGAGAAATATTCAAGCCAAAAAAGGATTAGATATCGAGTGTAAAGGATGGGAACAAGAAGCAGTTTTAAGAATGCTTTATAATAACTTGGATCCAGAAGTAGCAGAAAGACCAGAAGATTTAGTCGTTTATGGGGGTATTGGTAAAGCGGCTAGAAACTGGGAAGCTTTCGAGGCAATTGAAAATACTTTACGTGATTTAGAAGCGGATGAAACAATGTTAGTCCAATCTGGTAAACCTGTTGCAGTATTCAAAACGCACGAAGAAGCACCTCGCGTATTAATATCAAACTCAGTATTAGTGCCAGAGTGGGCAAACTGGGATCATTTCCATGAATTAGACAAAGAAGGTCTTATGATGTATGGCCAAATGACTGCAGGTAGTTGGATTTATATCGGATCACAAGGTATCGTGCAAGGAACTTATGAAACTTTTGGCGAGTTAGCAAATCAACATTACGACGGTAGTCTTGCGGGTACTGTAACATTGACTGCCGGTTTAGGTGGTATGGGCGGTGCGCAACCACTTGCTGTTACGATGAATAAAGGTGTCGTAATCGGCGTAGAAGTAGACGAATCAAGAATTGATAAACGTATCGCTACTAAATATTGTGATGTTAAAACAGATAATCTAGACGAAGCACTAAAAATGGCAGATGAAGCTAGAAAAGAAAAACGTCCTTTATCAATTGGTCTTTTAGGCAATGCGGTAGACGTACATCAACATATATTAGACAAAGGCTTTAAAATTGATATTATTACTGACCAAACAAGTGCACATGATCCGTTAAATGGTTATGTACCTCAAGGCTATTCAGTTGAGGAAGCAAAATCTTATCGTGAGAGTGTCCCTAAAGCATATGTAAAAGAATCTGAGGCTTCTATGGCTAAACATGTTTCATTAATGTTAGAGTTCCAAAAACAAGGTGCTATTGCATTTGACTATGGTAATAATATTCGTCAAGTTGCTTATAATAATGGTGTAACGAATGCATTTGATTTCCCAGGATTCGTTCCAGCCTATATTAGACCTCTATTTTGTGAGGGTAAAGGTCCATTTAGATTCGCTGCATTAAGTGGTGACCCTAAAGATATTGAACGTGCAGATGAAGAAATGAGAAAATTATTCCCAGATAATGAAAAACTGAATCGTTGGTTAGACTTAGCATCTGAAAAAATTGCGTATCAAGGCTTGCCGTCACGTATTGCCTGGTTAGGTTATGGAGAAAGAGCCAAAATGGGCTTAGCACTTAATAAATTAGTTAGAGATGGTGAGATTTCTGCACCTATCGTTATTGGTCGTGACCATTTAGATTCAGGTTCAGTAGCCAGTCCTAACAGAGAAACAGAAGGAATGAAAGATGGTTCTGACGCAGTAGGTGACTGGGCTGTCCTTAATGCATTAATTAATACTGCAGCTGGTGGTTCATGGATTTCATTCCACCATGGTGGTGGCGTAGGTATGGGTTATTCGCTACATGCAGGTATGGTAGTTGTAGCTGATGGCTCAGAACGTGCAGATAAACGTTTAGGAAGAGTACTGACTACAGACCCAGGTATGGGTGTAGCAAGACATGTTGATGCGGGTTATGAATCAGCAGTAAAAGTTGCCAAAGAACAAGGTGTCAAAATTCCAATGATAGATAGAGAAGGTGATCAATAATGAATGATTTAATTATACAAAATATTAAACAGTTAATTTTACCTAAATCTACTAATCGACCATTAAAAGGGAAAGAGTTAGATGAATTGACAACGATTGACAATGGTACAGTTGTTGTTAAAGATGGCAAAATTGTATATTCCGGTGAATATACTGATGAATATGAAGCTAAAGAAACAATTGATGCAAGCGATAAAGTTGTCTCACCATCTTTAGTTGAAGCGCATACGCATTTAGTGCACGGCGGTTCTAGAGAACACGAAATGGCTTTGAAGAGACAAGGCGTGTCATATCTTGAAATATTAGAACAAGGTGGCGGCATACTTTCAACAGTTGAAGCTACGCGTAATACTTCAGAGGCTGACTTACTGAAAAAAGCTGAAAAACAACTATTAACTATGATGCAACATGGCGTGTTAACAGTTGAAGCTAAAAGTGGTTATGGTTTAGATAAAGAAACTGAATTAAAGCAGTTACGTGTTTCTAACCAATTAGCTGACAAGTTTAATTTAGAAATGAAACATACATTTTTAGGACCTCATGCAATTCCTAAAGATGCTACATCTAATCAAGCATTTTTAGATGAAATGATTGCAATGTTGCCGGAAGCCAAACAATATGCAGACTTTGCGGATATATTTTGTGAAACAGGTGTCTTTACGATAGAAGAATCTAAAAAATATATGGAAGCTGCTAAAGAAGCTGGATTTAGAGTGAAGATACATGCTGATGAAATTGATCCACTCGGTGGATTAGAATTGGCAATAGACGAAGATGCAATTAGTGCCGATCACTTAGTTGCTTCAAGTGAAGAAGGTAAACAAAAATTAAATAATAGTGACACTGTTGCTGTTATTTTACCAGGAACGACATTCTATTTAGGTAAAGAGCAATATGCAGATGCAAG
This region includes:
- a CDS encoding ABC transporter permease; protein product: MDRFLATFALTYRNKVKAKSFLIFTGIVVILILAAGNINKIIDLFDNGGDKIGIVADNDKLYKAIKSQEKQLNDDATYHRMSESKAKKEIKSKKLDEAYIVNLADNKLNGKILSHDTVSGQKQQKFKAMLTTIQTQITASNLKLTPSELKSLQAQSKVSTEMISDSQHNNNLSEAQKTFNIIVVYAGIMLLFFIIINYANQIAMEIATEKTSRVIEMIITSVSPMVHILAKIAGIIAVALTQIVIFVIVAIISYFAFDVKEMFKGFDVQPGTLTTQIIIVGMINLIVGVLSYVFLAAILGAITARIEDINQSIMPMSLLGMIGLYVSLYSVWNPDALITKITSFIPMLSPFTMFVRSSSPNVEVWEIVVSVIISLITAVILLWVAIRSYKDSILSFDRSVKASMKRLLKRS
- a CDS encoding aldose epimerase family protein, which gives rise to MFAKVEKQRNGIELIKIENQETTIVFSNFGARIISWKYDDNSIVLGNIVEADEFYQANPFKFGATIGRYSGRIANATFELDGKTYTLNQNDGPNNIHGGPYGLDTKFFDYEIHEQVGQVKIIFKTTIKSEDDNFPGNIELKVTHTYNVEHKWTVEYEAVATEKTLFNPMNHVYFNLNRDNNIIDNHYISSEQLALYPLGDDNLVSSLEPIDLKNYFESDKIKFKDIFETTHPILQQQMTRYNGLDHPFEINNGQMTIENKHFLLKVETDMPNVVIFTFNNTSSWQSNFNIYKPHSGFTLETQCIPNDINLEGENAQSIIEANKPFYSKTSYKIFEKEV
- a CDS encoding ribose 5-phosphate isomerase A, whose translation is MMDKKQLKISTFDDALQQVKDGMVIGIGSGSTIELLIPHLAEKVTSEQLDITGVCTSNKTAYIAKKHGIKIIEINDVTNIDLAIDGADEVDTDLNLIKGGGGALFREKVIDAMANKFVVLADESKMVSYLGETFKLPVEVDKFNWLLVARKIEAYDKLEVTRRMADDVPFITDNGNYILDVTLHNGINPAEFHEYLIHLIGVLETGYFIDIADQAIVGTQEGVKVFNKAN
- a CDS encoding CPBP family glutamic-type intramembrane protease, which gives rise to MDKQRIPGFRWAMMIFIFYLISYALPTILKDFQGQVPYKSFVFDLSVIAPFVAVFICLIIFGSRRIQLSGLKFTLGLDTIVRLLLAIIIPLVIFIVAMTSFNVFADSFILLQAEDLSVTITTVIIGQLIMAFLIEFAFRSYLQNIVENRVYNLFASIIVGFLYALWNVNLSFGLTYAMYSFLYGFAFSIIVGELIRGMRGRTIYIATAFHFIMSFGLVFLFNEELGNVFAMKVIAYSTVAVGLVYLILSMIVRAILYFFTRRNFDEIEENNYMDHLNDEDEIDASNKHNASPNALHNEGTAATSTTDVEDKAVTEDTSITETEPHEADKATDGDDEAITESTEHHDNAPVSEDSTSADETPVTEDAPVTQNEDSEHHQVASEESNAFGTTHETQNQPTTDSEHDAHSNLSHHVANDTETETSSKHVTNDEQPSEDNVNAEDTHDSNQSNEREDDTASDYHRTSFLTKLKKRNRR
- the hutG gene encoding formimidoylglutamase — translated: MHNLPKTELWTGRIDSETDSSQFRHFQTIQFGNLNEASTKSQREGVGILGYEVDKGVELNNGRIGAKEGPNAIKSAFANLPVLRTNPIFDYGNIAHDHETLEETQQEFAQYVTQSVKRHKQTFLLGGGHDIAYAQYLGVRAANPDSSIGVINIDAHFDTRIADGSTSGTSFRQILEEDENTAYLVLGIQQGGNTQALFDYAKERNIDYVFSDELLHQVSPPIKDLVDRFVHEHDVIMFTICMDVIDSAYAPGVSAPAVLGLYPNIVLELAKRIIPNDKVSTVSIAETNPSYDSDNRTAKLTANFIHHFLR
- a CDS encoding LysR family transcriptional regulator; protein product: MKIIQLEYFIAVVKYNNFTQAAKFLHISQPSLTATIKKIESNLGYDLFTRTTKDIKITEKGIQFYNYAVQLVQEYHQTMEKMHDLKMSESPKIKLSILESTNQWVSQVIAVHRKKYADQTYLISETHNQNDILEHLLNFEEHIVLSNEKITHEAIQSTPLYDESYVLLAPHNTFTRQNITIDDLPLILPKKGSQVRQHLDDYFKRVSLHPNIILEVDRFEAATNFVHKGLGYAIIPRFYYQSFNTNQLDVVKFKPNLGRTIYLNYLKKRKHSTRVLSLISVFLNYWDINVKNDE
- the hutU gene encoding urocanate hydratase — its product is MRNIQAKKGLDIECKGWEQEAVLRMLYNNLDPEVAERPEDLVVYGGIGKAARNWEAFEAIENTLRDLEADETMLVQSGKPVAVFKTHEEAPRVLISNSVLVPEWANWDHFHELDKEGLMMYGQMTAGSWIYIGSQGIVQGTYETFGELANQHYDGSLAGTVTLTAGLGGMGGAQPLAVTMNKGVVIGVEVDESRIDKRIATKYCDVKTDNLDEALKMADEARKEKRPLSIGLLGNAVDVHQHILDKGFKIDIITDQTSAHDPLNGYVPQGYSVEEAKSYRESVPKAYVKESEASMAKHVSLMLEFQKQGAIAFDYGNNIRQVAYNNGVTNAFDFPGFVPAYIRPLFCEGKGPFRFAALSGDPKDIERADEEMRKLFPDNEKLNRWLDLASEKIAYQGLPSRIAWLGYGERAKMGLALNKLVRDGEISAPIVIGRDHLDSGSVASPNRETEGMKDGSDAVGDWAVLNALINTAAGGSWISFHHGGGVGMGYSLHAGMVVVADGSERADKRLGRVLTTDPGMGVARHVDAGYESAVKVAKEQGVKIPMIDREGDQ
- the hutI gene encoding imidazolonepropionase, encoding MNDLIIQNIKQLILPKSTNRPLKGKELDELTTIDNGTVVVKDGKIVYSGEYTDEYEAKETIDASDKVVSPSLVEAHTHLVHGGSREHEMALKRQGVSYLEILEQGGGILSTVEATRNTSEADLLKKAEKQLLTMMQHGVLTVEAKSGYGLDKETELKQLRVSNQLADKFNLEMKHTFLGPHAIPKDATSNQAFLDEMIAMLPEAKQYADFADIFCETGVFTIEESKKYMEAAKEAGFRVKIHADEIDPLGGLELAIDEDAISADHLVASSEEGKQKLNNSDTVAVILPGTTFYLGKEQYADARGMIDNNGAIAIATDFNPGSCVTNNLQLVMSIASLKLKLSSNEIWNAVTVNAAKAIDSEAGTINKGDKANIVLWDAPNYEYILYHFGVNHADKVIKDGRIIFDNAISESTINA